From the Lathyrus oleraceus cultivar Zhongwan6 chromosome 4, CAAS_Psat_ZW6_1.0, whole genome shotgun sequence genome, one window contains:
- the LOC127137635 gene encoding uncharacterized protein LOC127137635 produces the protein MQEFAGETGFRLVTSTPYYAQENGQVEATNKVIVSLIRKRVTKKPKNWHKTLDQILWACRTSPKVATNSTPFRLTFGHDVVFPVEICLKSIRVQPQNGLQSEQYWDMMFDELVDLDEERLAAAEMLIRQKERVAKVYNRKVKKKTFTDNDYVWRVILFMDLRD, from the coding sequence ATGCAAGAGTTTGCTGGCGAGACAGGCTTCAGGTTAGTTACCTCTACACCTTACTATGCACAAGAAAATGGCCAAGTAGAAGCGACCAACAAAGTGATAGTAAGTTTGATTAGGAAACGTGTTACCAAAAAACCAAAGAACTGGCACAAAACTTTGGACCAAATCCtatgggcttgtcgaacgtccccAAAAGTGGCAACAAATTCGACGCCTTTTCGACTAACGTTTGGTCACGATGTCGTATTTCCAGTAGAGATTTGCTTAAAATCCATCAGGGTGCAACCCCAGAACGGCCTCCAGTCGGAACAGTATTGGGACATGATGTTTGACGAATTGGTTGATTTGGATGAAGAAAGATTGGCTGCAGCAGAAATGCTGATACGACAAAAGGAACGCGTAGCCAAGGTATACAATAGAAAGGTAAAGAAAAAAACCTTTACTGATAACGATTATGTTTGGAGGGTAATCTTGTTTATGGATCTTCGAGATTGA